A window of Sphingobacterium sp. SRCM116780 contains these coding sequences:
- a CDS encoding sensor histidine kinase: protein MNFRHTPLNDLLLSTPLQSMEGLIVINLDGYIQSCNERARVLLPIEEVAYQEKQFHHLFTYYTVEDLSPIPLEQTPFYISLTTGVDVLEKTVGIKIDDHMFIWLSCSSKRITDQISSYILISIIDVSKIINQHRQLVEKKHHLKLLVASLNDIVFEVTGEGVFINYWTNDPSLLFYEPKHFLNKNLSDLFPTEISKKTIALIKKSLADGISYKMDFQSPVDSHKNNWYNLQVKPIHLTQNRVALLISDITKSIESNEKIRFNEHKFNQAFHFSGLGMILTNIGGYCIEANKTLTKITGFSKKELSKMNFSDYIHPEDHDKYYQLRQKLICGEIESFYIEKRYRHKRGHYIWCAVTISTVLNQFQEVSFLISQLQDISEIKKNIETLKRQKKELGIIKMDLESKVQQLEEFNQIVAHNLRGPVSNIHMLIDQLRDEKNAVCKDEYLKLLKISNDNVSETLAELSEVLELRATQFITFKKCNFLAIYQQVINQFSKEIHRKKAILIPDFQAPEIYYPKIYLENILNNLLSNALKYTSKGKQPIIHIRTFKENRAIILSVQDNGIGIDLPKFKSHLFMFKKNIHRGFHSKGIGLFITRYQIESLGGKIDVQSEPEVGSTFLVKFSKK, encoded by the coding sequence ATGAATTTTAGACATACTCCTCTAAACGATCTTTTACTCTCCACTCCATTACAAAGTATGGAAGGGTTGATTGTTATAAATTTGGATGGATATATACAGTCTTGTAATGAGCGAGCTCGTGTTCTCTTACCTATTGAGGAAGTAGCCTATCAAGAAAAACAGTTCCATCATTTATTTACGTACTATACAGTAGAGGATCTAAGTCCAATCCCGTTAGAACAAACACCTTTTTATATCAGCTTGACAACAGGGGTAGACGTACTGGAGAAAACAGTAGGGATCAAAATTGATGACCATATGTTTATCTGGTTATCATGTAGTTCAAAACGAATCACGGATCAAATTTCATCTTACATCCTGATTTCGATCATTGATGTTTCTAAGATTATCAATCAGCATAGACAGTTAGTTGAAAAAAAACATCACTTAAAACTTTTAGTCGCCTCATTGAACGATATTGTATTTGAAGTAACTGGAGAAGGAGTATTCATAAATTATTGGACCAACGATCCCAGTTTACTCTTTTACGAACCCAAACATTTTCTGAATAAAAACCTCTCGGACTTATTCCCGACGGAGATATCAAAAAAAACGATAGCCTTAATAAAAAAGTCTTTGGCGGATGGTATTTCCTACAAGATGGATTTTCAATCACCGGTAGATTCGCATAAAAATAATTGGTATAACCTGCAAGTTAAACCTATTCATTTAACCCAGAACAGAGTTGCTCTTCTGATCTCTGATATTACCAAAAGTATAGAATCAAACGAGAAAATAAGGTTCAATGAACACAAATTCAATCAAGCTTTTCATTTTTCGGGCTTGGGTATGATATTAACAAATATTGGGGGATATTGTATAGAGGCAAATAAAACACTAACCAAAATTACAGGATTTTCTAAAAAAGAGCTCTCCAAGATGAACTTCTCGGATTATATACATCCGGAAGATCATGATAAATACTATCAATTACGTCAAAAACTGATCTGTGGTGAGATCGAAAGTTTTTATATAGAAAAACGCTATAGACACAAGCGTGGTCATTATATCTGGTGTGCTGTAACCATATCCACCGTTCTTAATCAATTTCAAGAAGTCTCGTTTCTTATTTCTCAACTACAGGATATTTCTGAAATCAAAAAAAATATAGAAACGTTAAAAAGACAAAAAAAGGAATTAGGCATCATCAAAATGGATCTGGAATCAAAAGTTCAACAACTGGAAGAGTTCAATCAAATCGTTGCCCATAATTTGAGAGGCCCTGTGAGTAACATCCATATGCTGATCGATCAATTAAGAGATGAAAAGAATGCTGTTTGTAAAGATGAATATCTGAAACTTCTGAAAATTAGCAATGACAATGTAAGCGAAACACTAGCGGAGTTGTCCGAAGTATTAGAGCTTCGCGCGACGCAATTTATTACATTTAAAAAATGTAATTTCCTTGCCATCTATCAACAGGTTATCAATCAATTTTCCAAGGAAATTCACCGTAAAAAAGCCATTCTTATCCCAGATTTTCAAGCTCCAGAAATTTATTATCCCAAAATATATTTGGAAAACATATTAAACAACCTGCTGAGTAACGCGTTGAAATATACCAGCAAAGGAAAACAACCGATCATTCATATTCGAACGTTCAAAGAAAATCGAGCAATCATACTAAGCGTCCAAGACAATGGAATAGGTATTGATTTACCTAAATTTAAATCACATCTTTTTATGTTCAAAAAAAATATTCATCGTGGTTTCCACAGTAAAGGTATTGGATTGTTTATAACACGTTATCAGATTGAATCCTTAGGTGGAAAAATTGATGTGCAAAGTGAGCCAGAAGTAGGAAGTACATTTTTAGTAAAATTTTCAAAAAAATAA
- the dacB gene encoding D-alanyl-D-alanine carboxypeptidase/D-alanyl-D-alanine-endopeptidase: MKTNTSISILSIFLSPLLITPSFAQSITKSKIEEAYRLFEHDPALKNGTASLTVLNGTTGEPIFQQNETVGLATASTMKIITAATAFDVLGKDFKFKTTLYYTGSIQENGILDGDIIIHGTGDPTLGSSRYPESSEEQLLNKWVYVIQNAGIKEIKGRVIGDDSLYGGYKVPGGWIWTDIGNYYGAGVSSLNWRENAVGVVFNPSEKIGSPAAIQKLTADLSYLQIINEVTTGKNESGDNVYAYSGPYASQVYIRGTYGADLKKTIEIAVPDPAYDVAFQLSKSLTNAGIKTANPPSNSRSIVTTDIEKHSLDIHESAPLSEIIYWFNQKSINLYGEALLKAIAYQTAQKTETSDGASCVQKYWENKLKINPNELNSCDGSGLSPQNRVTTGAMAKIMQYTQSQSWFPEFYKSLPEYNKMKMKSGTIGGALGYTGIQTNSMGEKFTFTLLVNNYSGSTSAMRKQMFQLLDTLK, from the coding sequence ATGAAAACCAATACATCCATCAGCATTCTCAGTATTTTCTTATCCCCTTTATTGATCACCCCTAGTTTTGCACAATCTATTACAAAGTCAAAAATCGAAGAAGCTTATCGCTTATTCGAACATGATCCTGCTTTAAAAAATGGAACAGCTTCCCTGACCGTATTGAACGGTACGACAGGAGAACCTATCTTTCAGCAGAATGAAACCGTTGGATTGGCAACAGCATCAACAATGAAAATCATCACCGCGGCTACCGCTTTTGATGTTTTGGGTAAAGATTTTAAATTTAAAACAACCCTATATTATACAGGATCTATCCAAGAAAATGGTATTCTTGATGGTGATATCATTATCCACGGCACTGGTGATCCCACTCTAGGTAGCAGTCGTTACCCCGAATCTAGTGAAGAACAACTCTTAAATAAATGGGTTTATGTGATCCAGAATGCAGGAATAAAAGAAATAAAAGGTCGAGTTATTGGTGACGACAGTCTATATGGAGGATATAAGGTTCCCGGAGGCTGGATTTGGACAGACATCGGCAATTATTACGGAGCAGGTGTTTCATCGCTCAACTGGAGAGAAAATGCGGTAGGTGTTGTTTTCAATCCAAGTGAAAAAATTGGTAGTCCAGCTGCTATTCAGAAATTGACAGCAGATCTGTCTTACCTTCAAATCATCAATGAAGTCACCACAGGTAAAAATGAGTCTGGCGATAACGTCTATGCGTATTCAGGTCCTTACGCATCTCAGGTATATATCCGAGGAACTTATGGTGCCGATCTAAAAAAGACGATCGAGATCGCTGTTCCTGATCCCGCTTATGATGTTGCCTTTCAGTTATCAAAATCATTAACCAATGCAGGTATTAAAACAGCTAATCCACCAAGTAACAGTCGGAGCATAGTGACGACAGATATAGAAAAACATAGCTTAGATATACACGAATCAGCTCCTTTATCTGAAATTATCTACTGGTTCAATCAAAAAAGTATCAATCTTTATGGAGAAGCGTTGTTGAAGGCGATCGCTTACCAAACAGCTCAAAAAACAGAAACCAGTGATGGGGCTTCTTGTGTACAAAAATATTGGGAAAACAAACTGAAGATTAACCCAAATGAGCTGAACAGCTGTGATGGATCCGGACTTTCTCCCCAAAATCGCGTAACAACGGGTGCCATGGCTAAAATCATGCAGTATACACAATCACAATCTTGGTTTCCAGAATTCTATAAGAGCTTACCCGAATACAACAAAATGAAAATGAAAAGTGGTACCATAGGTGGCGCATTGGGATATACCGGTATTCAAACAAATTCGATGGGAGAAAAATTTACATTCACCTTATTAGTAAACAATTATTCGGGATCCACCAGTGCCATGCGCAAACAGATGTTCCAGCTTCTGGATACTTTAAAATAA
- a CDS encoding aminopeptidase P family protein, producing MTHSEKLAAIRGLMKDQGVDGYIIPSSDPHISEYLPDRYKCIAWTSGFTGSAGTLVITQDFAGLWTDARYFVQANEQLAGSGFELVKLKVQGNAEYADWLGEQLTKGAKVAFDGNLASLLVAQSVQQILTPLEIQVDGHVDLLSPLWEGRPSLPLAKAYLLDEATTGQSTTSKLGAVRAVLAKNRAQTHLISSLDDLAWLLNIRGRDVPCNPVVLGFVYITATEATLYIESAKLESATIASLNASGIQIKEYHEVYAQISHLSVDSILIDPKRTCFAIYDAIPSSVTIVEKINPSTSLKTIKNEVEIAHTRETMIKDGVALTKFFKWLEEAVPQGGQSEISIAARLQEFREEQSGFNDISFNTIAGYLDHGALPHYSATEESNYALASKGLLLVDSGGQYQTGTTDITRVVSLGQITQEEKDDYTIVLKGTIEGSQTIYPKGSKGYQIDAITRRPIWATLRNYGHGTGHGVGFFLNVHEGPQVFNSANIDIAIEAGMITSIEPGLYREGKHGIRIENLVLSKKHDASIFGDFMNFETLTICYIATDLVEKSLLEQTHINWLNTYNQWVFDQLSPRLSIEETAWLKDKTQAI from the coding sequence ATGACGCATTCAGAAAAATTAGCGGCAATAAGAGGTTTAATGAAAGACCAGGGTGTTGATGGTTATATTATCCCTTCTTCCGACCCGCATATCAGTGAATACTTACCAGATCGATATAAATGTATCGCTTGGACTTCTGGTTTTACAGGTTCTGCAGGTACACTAGTCATTACACAAGATTTTGCAGGTTTATGGACAGATGCGCGTTATTTTGTTCAAGCAAATGAACAATTGGCAGGAAGTGGCTTTGAACTGGTGAAATTAAAAGTGCAAGGTAATGCGGAATATGCAGACTGGTTGGGCGAGCAGTTAACAAAAGGAGCAAAGGTAGCCTTTGATGGTAATTTAGCTTCTTTATTGGTGGCACAATCTGTACAGCAAATCTTGACTCCTTTGGAGATTCAGGTTGATGGACATGTCGATTTGCTATCTCCGCTTTGGGAAGGACGTCCTTCTCTACCTTTAGCCAAAGCTTATTTATTGGACGAAGCAACAACAGGACAATCTACAACATCAAAACTAGGAGCTGTTCGTGCTGTTCTGGCAAAAAATAGAGCACAAACACATTTAATTTCCTCTTTGGATGATTTAGCTTGGTTATTAAATATTCGTGGTCGCGATGTCCCTTGTAACCCAGTCGTGTTAGGATTTGTCTACATAACCGCAACAGAGGCCACCTTATATATTGAGTCTGCTAAACTGGAATCAGCAACGATTGCCAGTTTGAACGCCTCAGGTATTCAAATAAAAGAATATCATGAGGTATATGCCCAAATCAGCCATTTAAGTGTAGACTCAATCCTCATCGATCCCAAAAGAACGTGTTTTGCTATTTACGATGCTATCCCTTCATCAGTAACCATCGTCGAAAAAATCAATCCTTCGACTTCCTTAAAAACCATTAAGAATGAAGTCGAGATTGCACATACGAGAGAAACCATGATTAAAGATGGTGTTGCTTTAACTAAATTTTTTAAATGGTTGGAAGAAGCTGTACCACAAGGAGGACAATCCGAAATTTCTATCGCTGCTCGATTGCAAGAATTTAGAGAAGAACAATCTGGTTTTAATGATATTAGTTTCAATACCATAGCAGGCTATTTAGATCACGGCGCATTGCCACATTATTCAGCAACTGAAGAAAGCAATTACGCATTAGCATCAAAAGGACTTTTATTAGTAGATTCAGGAGGTCAATACCAAACTGGAACGACTGATATTACACGTGTCGTTTCCTTGGGACAAATCACCCAAGAGGAAAAAGATGATTATACCATTGTGTTGAAAGGTACCATTGAGGGAAGTCAAACTATTTATCCAAAAGGTTCAAAAGGATATCAAATTGATGCGATTACACGTCGTCCGATTTGGGCTACATTGCGAAATTATGGTCATGGAACAGGACATGGTGTAGGCTTCTTTTTAAATGTACATGAAGGGCCTCAAGTATTCAACTCTGCGAATATCGATATCGCGATTGAAGCGGGCATGATCACTTCGATTGAACCAGGCTTGTATCGTGAAGGCAAACATGGTATCCGTATCGAAAACCTCGTGTTATCCAAAAAACATGATGCTTCTATTTTTGGAGATTTCATGAACTTTGAAACCTTAACGATATGTTATATTGCGACGGATTTGGTTGAAAAATCTTTATTGGAACAAACACATATCAATTGGTTGAATACGTATAATCAATGGGTATTTGATCAGTTATCACCAAGATTAAGTATAGAAGAAACAGCCTGGTTGAAAGATAAAACACAGGCGATTTAA
- a CDS encoding alpha-L-fucosidase, with protein sequence MILNLKKSVLICLLFTLSTQLFAQNSQKTKWFSDDRFGMFIHWGLYSGAEGLWKGEKLRYLNNYAEWLRYRNRVSKEEYGTLAKRFVWDQINPEEWVLLAKKAGMKYIIITAKHHDGVAIWDTKIGNYSLPKLSGSNRDVIKELAAACKKHGMKLGFYYSHWIDWEHPYGWNHNQELTGHVTDAQYNQYWQEKVIPQLRELLTNYGDIALIWFDMWIPYQESIIKKEQLEQVVELIHTLQPNCLINSRLGLPTDEKNIDFETFGDNQFGTSYVNHPWETPGTIAHSWGYNGQENEWKSTSQIFQSLISNVSLNGSFTLNIGPRADGTVPYESISRLEEIGSWLQKYGQGVYGATGLALRANQHDWGYLTTKTEGDQTKVYAQVFNWPLDRILRISGIKTTPQQVAVLSGKTMDKLKFEQKGSILYVHLPEKQPDNFVSSILLTYDEPLQLNPDMVAESTFGGFSLNSNNTINKNKLKIVQYDGTRPQHIETEGEVINWEVEFPEKGTYTLDVSAHNPSGKDITVDIQIGDQSFTGTLKPNGKLVVEPNQNYYTDEFIDKRIGEFNVEKIGNKKIDFHVVGNQQLWLNRIWIERIK encoded by the coding sequence ATGATATTGAATTTGAAAAAATCCGTACTTATTTGCCTGCTCTTCACTTTATCTACACAGCTTTTTGCACAAAATTCACAGAAGACCAAATGGTTCAGCGATGATCGTTTTGGGATGTTCATCCATTGGGGCTTATACAGCGGTGCTGAAGGTCTTTGGAAAGGTGAAAAATTGCGTTACCTCAATAATTATGCGGAGTGGCTTCGCTATCGTAACCGTGTCTCAAAAGAAGAATATGGCACATTAGCCAAACGGTTTGTTTGGGATCAAATCAATCCTGAAGAGTGGGTTTTGCTGGCAAAAAAAGCGGGTATGAAATACATCATCATAACGGCTAAGCACCATGATGGAGTAGCGATTTGGGACACTAAAATAGGGAACTATAGTTTACCTAAGTTAAGCGGAAGCAATCGTGACGTCATCAAAGAGTTAGCTGCTGCATGTAAAAAACATGGCATGAAGCTCGGATTTTACTATTCACACTGGATCGATTGGGAACATCCTTATGGTTGGAATCATAATCAAGAATTAACCGGTCATGTAACCGATGCTCAATACAACCAATATTGGCAAGAAAAAGTCATTCCTCAGTTACGGGAACTTTTAACCAATTATGGCGATATTGCGCTGATTTGGTTTGATATGTGGATTCCTTACCAAGAATCAATTATTAAAAAAGAGCAATTGGAACAAGTGGTGGAACTGATCCATACGTTGCAACCCAATTGTTTAATCAACTCCAGATTGGGTCTGCCGACAGATGAGAAAAATATTGATTTTGAGACTTTCGGTGATAACCAGTTTGGAACGTCATATGTCAATCATCCTTGGGAAACTCCTGGTACCATTGCGCACTCTTGGGGCTATAATGGACAGGAAAATGAATGGAAATCTACTAGTCAAATTTTCCAATCACTCATCTCCAACGTAAGCTTAAATGGAAGTTTCACCTTAAATATTGGCCCTCGTGCTGATGGTACGGTACCTTATGAGAGTATCTCGAGACTTGAAGAGATCGGATCATGGTTACAGAAATATGGTCAAGGAGTTTACGGTGCTACAGGTCTAGCGTTACGTGCGAATCAGCATGATTGGGGCTATCTAACAACAAAAACAGAAGGAGACCAAACAAAAGTGTACGCTCAGGTATTCAATTGGCCGTTGGATCGGATCTTACGGATATCCGGAATTAAAACAACACCTCAACAGGTTGCTGTATTATCGGGAAAGACAATGGATAAATTAAAATTTGAGCAAAAAGGTAGTATTTTATATGTACACCTCCCCGAAAAACAACCCGATAATTTTGTCTCTTCTATTCTATTGACGTATGACGAGCCTTTACAATTGAATCCTGATATGGTTGCCGAATCTACTTTTGGAGGTTTTTCATTAAACAGCAACAATACCATCAATAAAAACAAGTTAAAAATTGTTCAATACGACGGCACCAGACCGCAACATATCGAGACCGAAGGCGAAGTGATCAACTGGGAAGTAGAATTCCCTGAGAAAGGAACCTATACATTGGATGTGTCAGCACATAATCCAAGCGGAAAAGATATAACGGTTGACATCCAAATAGGAGATCAATCTTTTACAGGAACACTAAAACCTAATGGAAAGTTGGTTGTTGAACCGAATCAAAATTACTACACGGATGAATTTATCGATAAACGAATTGGGGAATTTAATGTTGAAAAAATTGGGAATAAAAAGATAGATTTTCATGTCGTTGGAAATCAACAACTTTGGCTAAACAGAATTTGGATAGAAAGGATTAAATAG
- a CDS encoding glycoside hydrolase family 20 protein, whose translation MRKILFFSFIFFYSFSLFAQNNIIPMPQHVEVLNKGVFLLKGNLTIRKSVFGEQAQYLASQLETVLAAKVPVKKSGTIRFQKITHPTADEHDYYELKIDAKGVLIAASTESAAFYATQTLLQLVQENQAKGGIPYLEIKDFAKFGYRGAHLDVCRHFFTVDEVKQFLTYLSRYKMNKFHWHLTDDQGWRIEIKSHPKLTEIGAYRAITDDVKQNTALLKDGRYGGFYTQEQIKEVVAYAKKLQIEVIPEIEMPGHALAALAAYPELSCTGGPFQVGTTWGVMDDIFCPKEETFALLQDVIDEVVTLFPSHYIHIGGDEAPKTRWKSCAYCQALIKKQGLKDELELQSYFIKRMEKYINGKGKSIIGWDEILEGGLAPNATVMSWTGIEGAIHAAKTGHDAIMTPVSHMYFDYYQGNPQSEPLAFSAELRLNKVYAFNPIPKELTAQEAKHILGPQANMWTEYIPNFKQVQYMLFPRLLALSEVAWGTAKPEAYTSFENRVIHEFAYLDQQHIPYSKAIFELNSDYVFKEGKMYYKLSTSRDDGDIRYTTDGTIPNANSKSYQDLILIDKTMEIQAGDFAQDRLIGSVLKQNFVVSKSTGKTIQLVDKPSESYHANGAATLVDAIYGHSNYFKKNWLGFNGKDLVATIDLGEPTTFSAVELNTIDQKGSWIHFPKAVQVFVSKDNQTFSLVQEMGKQEIDRSNGKIKLKFDNQTAQFIKIEVQNAGTIPTGFVGAGSPAWLFVDELSVY comes from the coding sequence ATGCGTAAGATCTTATTTTTCAGTTTTATTTTTTTCTATTCCTTTTCTTTGTTTGCCCAAAACAATATCATTCCCATGCCCCAGCATGTAGAAGTTCTCAATAAAGGAGTATTTCTATTGAAAGGAAATTTGACAATCAGGAAATCCGTATTTGGTGAGCAAGCTCAGTATTTAGCCAGTCAATTGGAAACTGTTTTAGCGGCAAAAGTACCAGTAAAGAAATCGGGAACGATTCGTTTTCAGAAAATAACCCATCCGACTGCTGATGAACATGACTATTATGAGCTAAAAATTGATGCAAAAGGAGTTTTGATCGCGGCCTCTACAGAAAGTGCGGCTTTTTATGCTACTCAAACCTTGTTGCAATTGGTTCAAGAAAACCAAGCTAAAGGAGGCATCCCTTATTTAGAAATAAAAGACTTTGCGAAGTTTGGTTACCGAGGAGCACATTTGGATGTGTGCAGACATTTTTTTACAGTAGATGAGGTCAAACAGTTTTTGACCTACTTGTCGCGCTATAAAATGAATAAGTTTCATTGGCATCTAACGGATGATCAAGGCTGGCGTATTGAAATAAAAAGCCACCCTAAATTGACAGAAATTGGTGCTTATAGAGCCATTACCGATGATGTTAAACAAAATACGGCACTCCTGAAAGATGGTCGTTATGGCGGTTTTTATACACAAGAACAAATTAAAGAAGTTGTTGCCTATGCAAAAAAATTACAGATTGAAGTAATTCCTGAGATTGAAATGCCAGGACATGCACTTGCAGCATTGGCCGCTTATCCAGAACTCTCCTGTACAGGAGGTCCGTTTCAAGTGGGTACGACTTGGGGGGTAATGGATGATATTTTTTGTCCCAAAGAAGAAACCTTCGCTTTGTTACAAGATGTAATAGATGAGGTTGTCACCCTATTTCCAAGTCATTATATCCATATCGGTGGTGATGAAGCACCAAAAACAAGATGGAAATCCTGTGCATATTGTCAAGCCCTGATCAAAAAACAAGGACTAAAAGATGAGCTTGAATTACAATCTTATTTCATCAAAAGGATGGAAAAGTATATCAATGGAAAAGGGAAAAGTATCATTGGTTGGGATGAAATCTTAGAAGGTGGATTAGCACCAAATGCGACTGTGATGAGTTGGACAGGAATTGAGGGCGCTATTCATGCTGCAAAAACAGGGCACGATGCGATTATGACTCCTGTCAGCCATATGTACTTTGATTATTATCAAGGAAATCCACAATCGGAACCCTTAGCATTCAGTGCGGAACTACGTTTGAATAAAGTGTATGCGTTTAACCCGATTCCCAAGGAACTTACAGCACAAGAGGCTAAACATATTTTGGGACCACAAGCGAACATGTGGACCGAATATATCCCGAACTTTAAGCAAGTACAATATATGTTATTCCCAAGACTCTTGGCCTTATCTGAGGTTGCCTGGGGAACAGCCAAACCTGAGGCATACACATCTTTTGAGAACAGAGTTATTCATGAATTTGCCTATTTAGATCAACAACATATTCCATACAGTAAAGCGATTTTTGAACTCAACAGTGATTATGTTTTCAAAGAAGGAAAGATGTATTATAAACTTTCGACTAGTAGAGATGATGGTGATATCCGATATACTACGGACGGTACTATTCCAAATGCAAATAGCAAAAGTTATCAAGATCTTATTTTAATAGACAAAACAATGGAAATACAAGCCGGTGATTTTGCACAAGATCGTTTGATAGGTTCTGTCTTAAAACAAAATTTTGTTGTGAGTAAATCAACAGGAAAAACCATTCAATTGGTTGATAAACCAAGCGAGTCTTACCATGCAAATGGCGCTGCAACGTTAGTTGATGCGATATATGGGCATTCGAATTATTTTAAGAAAAACTGGTTAGGTTTTAATGGAAAAGATCTGGTTGCGACTATTGATTTAGGAGAACCTACCACATTTTCTGCTGTTGAATTAAATACAATCGACCAGAAAGGAAGCTGGATTCATTTTCCAAAAGCAGTTCAAGTATTTGTTTCCAAAGACAATCAGACGTTTTCTCTTGTCCAAGAAATGGGAAAACAGGAAATCGATCGATCGAATGGAAAAATTAAATTGAAATTTGATAACCAAACAGCACAATTTATCAAGATTGAAGTTCAGAATGCAGGGACTATTCCGACAGGATTTGTGGGTGCTGGTTCTCCAGCTTGGTTATTCGTTGATGAGCTATCCGTTTATTAA
- a CDS encoding response regulator has product MQQENKLKTRRVAIVDDNAILRVIFSNMIKGFPDFHLEVHLFENALDFFDKKNNYNPDQLPDILFVDISMPFMTGWEMMDKLEADLNFVNKVTIYIVSSSTCKIDQEQLDHYPFINGYLVKPIDKFALFDIIRQIN; this is encoded by the coding sequence ATGCAGCAGGAGAACAAACTAAAAACAAGAAGAGTAGCCATTGTAGATGACAATGCTATTTTACGTGTTATTTTTAGCAATATGATTAAGGGTTTCCCTGATTTCCATCTTGAAGTTCATTTGTTTGAGAATGCGTTGGATTTTTTTGATAAAAAAAATAATTATAATCCAGATCAATTGCCCGATATCCTATTTGTTGATATTAGTATGCCTTTCATGACGGGTTGGGAGATGATGGATAAGCTAGAAGCTGACCTTAATTTTGTCAATAAAGTGACAATCTATATTGTAAGCTCCTCCACGTGCAAAATAGATCAGGAGCAACTTGATCATTATCCATTTATCAATGGTTATTTAGTAAAACCGATAGACAAATTTGCTCTTTTCGACATTATCCGTCAGATCAATTAA